GAGACCTATCGTTTATCTCTCTAACTCTGGTGCTTAGGCAAATTTCAGAGACAGCCCCAGCGGCTGACATTGTCTTGCTGATCAAACCTCAGTTTGAGGTAGGTAAGCAATCTCTCAGCGCACATGGCCTGGTCACCGACCACCGTCTGCGTGCCGGCGCCATTAAACAGGTCGTTGACGAGGCACACTCGCTCGGTTTAGGTATCCGAGGCTTAGAAAAGTCTGAGCTTCCAGGCACGCACGGGAATGTCGAATACCTGCTGTGGATTAGTTCAAAAGAGCCGGTAAATCGGTCAAAATGGACTGAAAGAATTGAAACCATCGCTAGGGAGAATAAATGACGGCACGTCGACATGTTCTAGTGGTGTCGCACACCCGCCGCGATGAGGCAATCTCCGCTGCTCGCGAGACTGTTCAGCAGCTGATCACCGCCGGCATTACCCCGGTAATGACCGAACAGGAATTTGTTGATTTCCAAAAGCACTCTCCAGAGTCTGGTCTTCTAGATCAAATTCTGAAGCTGGGAGTCGATGTTGACGCCAGCGAGTTAGAGCTCGCCATGGTACTTGGCGGCGATGGCACAATTCTGAAGGCCGCCGAAATTGTTCGCGAAGACGCTGTTCCATTGATGGGTATCAATCTTGGGCACGTTGGGTTTTTAGCCGAGAGTGAACGCGACGGGTTGTCAGAAGCCGTCGACCGCGTGGCAAAACGCGATTACCTAATCAAAGAACGCCTGACCCTGGATGTTCGAGTCTTTGTTGATGGTGTTGAGGTTTTTAGGACTTGGGCGCTAAACGAGGCGACCATTGAAAAGAGCGCTC
This portion of the Rhodoluna limnophila genome encodes:
- a CDS encoding NAD kinase translates to MTARRHVLVVSHTRRDEAISAARETVQQLITAGITPVMTEQEFVDFQKHSPESGLLDQILKLGVDVDASELELAMVLGGDGTILKAAEIVREDAVPLMGINLGHVGFLAESERDGLSEAVDRVAKRDYLIKERLTLDVRVFVDGVEVFRTWALNEATIEKSARERMLEVVVEVEQHPLSSFGCDGIVIATPTGSTAYAFSAGGPIVWPSVEALLVVPLSAHALFARPLVVKPDALVAVEVLQRSSGHGVLWCDGRRTWELPPGARVEVLKSSKPVRLARLHQSSFTDRLVNKFSLPVAGWRGVDEVSSSKS